The following coding sequences lie in one Spinacia oleracea cultivar Varoflay chromosome 1, BTI_SOV_V1, whole genome shotgun sequence genomic window:
- the LOC110784490 gene encoding protein TWIN LOV 1, giving the protein MESQLEQLVKQSVNGRYSNWVYEALDELPGNFTITDPCISGHPIVFASRGFLQMFGYSRDEVVGRNGRMFQGQETCRRTVMEIREAVREERAIQVSLLNYRKDGTPFWMLFCMRPVFSGEDGRAIHFVAVQVPILRNPLRSRNDFCLCEDGVKSREFLLRSCRREVRVDSVSKLCHSTTFDSIFDSDIGVEVEEFCEASELDKQTASTSINNILSVLTQYSALRGKSVSERRCCVEGKSLPNPALLTSLGRINQSFVLIDPFLPSMPIVYASEAFLKLTGYDGHEVLGRKHRFLSGSDTDSSTLLQITECIQNGKPCKVRILDYRKDMTSFWNLLHISPIRNASGKVAYFVEVQKEEDRINEDEQATLNPELRQLGVIAAVKVAVRSATMGPCSSRR; this is encoded by the exons ATGGAATCACAATTGGAACAACTAGTTAAACAATCTGTTAATGGTCGTTACTCGAATTGGGTTTATGAAGCTTTAGATGAATTGCCCGGTAATTTTACTATAACTGATCCTTGTATTTCGGGCCACCCAATTGTGTTTGCAAGCCGGGGTTTCTTACAGATGTTTGGGTATTCTAGAGATGAGGTAGTTGGGAGGAATGGGAGGATGTTTCAGGGGCAAGAGACTTGTAGGAGAACAGTAATGGAGATTCGAGAGGCGGTTCGAGAAGAACGAGCAATTCAAGTTAGTTTGTTGAATTATCGTAAAGATGGGACACCCTTTTGGATGTTGTTTTGTATGAGACCGGTTTTTAGTGGGGAGGATGGAAGGGCAATTCATTTTGTTGCTGTTCAAGTTCCTATTTTGAGGAATCCATTGCGTTCAAGGAATGATTTTTGCTTATGTGAAGATGGGGTTAAGTCGCGTGAATTTTTGCTCAGATCGTGTAGGAGAGAAGTGCGCGTGGATTCTGTTTCCAAACTGTGTCATAGCACGAcatttgattcaatttttgaCTCAGATATAG GAGTAGAGGTTGAGGAATTTTGTGAAGCAAGTGAGCTTGATAAGCAAACCGCTTCCACTTCTATTAACAATATTTTGTCTGTGCTAACTCAGTACAGTGCATTACGGGGCAAATCTGTTTCTGAGAGGAGATGCTGTGTGGAGGGGAAAAGCCTTCCTAATCCTGCCTTACTAAcatctcttggtagaatcaatCAAAGCTTTGTACT AATTGATCCATTTTTACCCAGCATGCCTATTGTTTATGCAAGTGAAGCGTTCTTGAAACTAACTG GCTATGATGGACATGAAGTGTTGGGTCGCAAGCATAGATTCTTAAGTGGCTCCGATACAGATTCATCCACCCTGTTGCAG ATAACTGAGTGTATTCAAAATGGTAAACCATGCAAAGTACGAATCCTAGATTATAG AAAAGACATGACTTCATTCTGGAATCTGCTTCATATATCACCAATACGAAATGCTTCTGGAAAG GTAGCATATTTTGTCGAAGTTCAAAAGGAAGAAGATCGTATAAATGAAGATGAACAAGCTACACTGAACCCGGAATTGAGGCAGCTTGGTGTTATAGCTGCAGTTAAAGTTGCTGTAAGGAGTGCAACAATGGGTCCTTGCTCCTCCAGGCGATGA
- the LOC110784491 gene encoding protein NRT1/ PTR FAMILY 4.6, translating into MEIEKQLVQQSGDDGGEKWEGYVDWKGQPARRGRHGGFLSASFVLVVEVMENMAFLANASNLVMYVSNFMGTAFLLALVGGFLSDAFFTTYQVYLTSAAIEFLGLIVLTVQAYKPSLQPPQCNPTDHNTTTCREPNTAEAAMLYIGLYLVAAGVGGIKGSLPTHGAEQFDESTQEGRIKRSTFFNYFVFCLSAGGLIATTFVVWVEDNKGWKWGFLISTISILLSVPVFLGGSPFYRNRIPSGSPLTTISKVLLAAAVNSCTSKNTSNAVANMAASPQSYSIQTPKEEGEDEPIKGQERIQIPLETLTGSFKPLNNAVNSNPISPSLQCTIKEVEEVKIVLKIFPIFASTILLNCCLAQLSTFSVEQAASMDTNLGSLKVPPASLPVFPIVIIMVLAPIYDHIIIPFARNITKRETGVSHLQRIGAGLVLSVVAMAVAALVEVKRKQVAIHQGMVDSTSPLPVTFFWIAIQYALLGSADLFCLAGMLEFFFTEAPSSMRSLATSLSWASLAIGYYLSSVIVSIVNAATRRGHDDHSKAWLSGKNLNRYHLERFYWLLCVLGAVNFLNYLFWACRYKYRSTGSIR; encoded by the exons ATG GAAATAGAAAAGCAGCTCGTACAACAAAGCGGCGATGACGGCGGCGAGAAATGGGAAGGCTACGTCGATTGGAAAGGCCAGCCAGCTCGCCGTGGCCGCCACGGCGGGTTTTTATCCGCCTCCTTTGTTCTTG TGGTGGAAGTGATGGAGAACATGGCTTTCTTGGCAAATGCAAGCAATTTAGTGATGTATGTATCCAATTTCATGGGCACGGCTTTCCTACTTGCTTTGGTGGGTGGTTTTCTTTCGGATGCCTTTTTCACTACTTATCAAGTCTATCTTACTAGTGCTGCCATTGAATTTTTG GGATTAATTGTGTTAACCGTCCAAGCTTACAAGCCCTCCCTACAACCACCACAATGCAACCCAACGGACCACAATACAACAACATGCCGGGAACCTAACACCGCCGAAGCTGCAATGCTCTACATAGGACTCTACCTTGTGGCCGCCGGTGTTGGAGGGATAAAAGGGTCATTACCAACTCATGGCGCGGAACAATTTGATGAGAGCACTCAAGAAGGAAGGATAAAGAGATCAACTTTCTTCAACTACTTTGTGTTCTGTTTATCAGCTGGTGGCCTCATTGCTACAACGTTCGTGGTGTGGGTCGAGGACAACAAGGGATGGAAATGGGGGTTCTTAATCTCCACCATATCTATATTGTTATCAGTTCCTGTCTTCCTTGGGGGCTCGCCCTTTTACCGTAACAGGATCCCTTCTGGAAGCCCTTTAACTACCATATCAAAG GTGTTACTAGCTGCTGCAGTAAACAGCTGCACGAGCAAAAACACCAGCAACGCGGTGGCAAACATGGCGGCGAGCCCACAAAGTTATTCGATACAAACACCAAAGGAGGAAGGGGAGGACGAACCAATAAAGGGACAAGAGAGAATTCAGATTCCTTTGGAAACTTTAACAGGTAGCTTTAAACCCTTGAACAATGCAGTGAACTCTAACCCAATATCTCCATCCCTACAATGCACCATAAAAGAGGTAGAAGAAGTAAAAATAGTCCTAAAAATCTTCCCAATATTTGCAAGTACAATACTCCTCAACTGTTGTCTAGCCCAACTCTCCACCTTCTCGGTTGAACAAGCCGCATCAATGGACACCAACCTCGGCTCCTTAAAAGTCCCCCCGGCCTCACTTCCCGTCTTTCCAATCGTCATTATCATGGTCCTTGCTCCAATCTATGATCACATCATCATCCCCTTTGCGCGTAACATCACCAAAAGAGAGACCGGAGTTTCCCACCTCCAAAGGATAGGTGCCGGATTAGTCCTTTCGGTTGTAGCCATGGCCGTGGCAGCCTTAGTTGAAGTCAAAAGAAAACAAGTCGCAATTCATCAAGGGATGGTTGATTCCACTTCACCATTACCAGTAACTTTCTTCTGGATTGCTATTCAGTATGCGTTACTTGGTTCAGCAGATCTGTTCTGCTTAGCAGGGATGTTAGAGTTCTTTTTCACAGAAGCTCCATCAAGTATGAGGTCTCTTGCAACTTCCCTCTCATGGGCGTCTTTAGCTATTGGATATTACTTAAGCTCGGTTATTGTTTCGATTGTTAATGCGGCTACTAGAAGAGGACATGATGATCACAGCAAGGCTTGGTTGTCAGGGAAGAATTTGAACCGTTATCATCTTGAGAGGTTTTACTGGTTGTTATGTGTTTTGGGTGCTGTTAATTTCTTAAATTACCTGTTTTGGGCATGTAGGTATAAATACAGATCAACTGGATCAATAAGGTGA
- the LOC110784489 gene encoding aldehyde oxidase GLOX-like — translation MAEIKNFVFLIFSFLIFPLSLSSPVIMPMLPDVFFSGEVSFPGVGIPMGQWSVLHKSVGISAMHMQLLHDDHIVIFDRTDFGPSNLSLPVGRCVSSSEDGLDCTAHSILYDVASNTFRPLTVVSDTWCSSGSVDPTGKLIQTGGYALGERVIRTFTPCNARDDLTCDWNQLPVSLSSRRWYASNALLPDGRVIIVGGRGSHNYEFFPKPPGQFSGKFPLQFLYDTWDGRNKENNLYPFLHLLPNGHLFIFANNKSIEFDYVTNRVIKKFPVMPSPERRNYPSTGSSVLLPIDGNSTSPDLEILICGGAFPDSFDFANKSIYVAASRSCGRMVITDPNPQWIMEKLPMPRVMPDMVMLPTGDILIINGAGNGTAGWENADNPALNPVLYRTGDPDPNQRFIVLNPTKTPRMYHSSAVLVSDGRVIVGGSNPHVNYNFTPGVKFPTELSLEAYSPPYLDQQYAVLRPSILAVETESMVVTYGQMVSVTYVLGLYKRETMGNVKVTMLLPPFTTHSFGMNQRLVVLGEERVEQLSTFAYKVTVKVPENVNVAPPGFYLLFVVHVGVPSHGVWVQLKSDLLS, via the coding sequence ATGGCGGAAATCAAGAACTTCGTCTTcttgattttctctttcctcattttccctctttctctctcctccccagTCATCATGCCTATGCTTCCCGACGTCTTCTTTTCCGGTGAGGTGTCTTTTCCCGGCGTCGGAATTCCAATGGGTCAGTGGAGTGTACTCCATAAAAGTGTTGGGATTTCTGCAATGCATATGCAGCTTTTGCATGATGATCACATTGTCATTTTTGATCGTACTGATTTTGGTCCCTCTAATCTCTCTCTTCCGGTCGGGAGATGCGTCTCCTCCTCTGAAGATGGTCTCGATTGCACGGCTCACTCCATACTCTACGATGTCGCGTCCAACACTTTCCGCCCTCTCACTGTCGTGTCCGACACTTGGTGCTCCTCCGGGTCAGTGGATCCTACCGGAAAACTCATCCAGACAGGGGGATACGCCTTAGGAGAGCGCGTCATCCGCACGTTCACCCCTTGCAACGCACGTGATGACCTCACGTGTGACTGGAATCAGCTCcctgtttctctctcctcgagaAGATGGTACGCCTCCAATGCCCTCCTCCCCGACGGCCGTGTCATCATCGTCGGCGGACGTGGGTCCCACAACTACGAGTTCTTCCCGAAACCTCCGGGTCAATTCTCCGGGAAATTCCCCCTCCAATTCCTGTACGACACGTGGGACGGTCGTAACAAAGAAAACAACCTCTACCCTTTCTTGCACCTCCTCCCCAACGGCCACCTCTTCATCTTCGCCAACAACAAGTCCATCGAGTTTGATTATGTCACTAATAGAGTCATCAAGAAGTTCCCCGTCATGCCTTCGCCAGAAAGACGAAACTACCCTTCAACAGGCTCCTCTGTTCTCCTCCCCATCGACGGAAACTCCACTTCGCCCGATCTTGAAATCTTGATCTGCGGTGGCGCGTTTCCTGACTCGTTCGATTTCGCCAACAAAAGCATCTACGTGGCAGCATCGCGCTCATGCGGGCGTATGGTAATCACTGATCCTAACCCGCAATGGATCATGGAAAAGCTCCCAATGCCACGTGTCATGCCGGACATGGTAATGTTACCGACTGGTGACATACTCATCATCAACGGCGCCGGAAATGGGACCGCAGGGTGGGAGAATGCAGATAACCCGGCTTTAAACCCGGTCTTGTACAGAACCGGTGATCCGGATCCAAACCAGCGGTTTATCGTTTTAAACCCGACAAAAACCCCTCGCATGTATCACTCCTCAGCAGTCCTGGTTTCCGATGGGCGGGTCATCGTAGGCGGGTCAAACCCACATGTGAACTACAATTTTACCCCTGGAGTGAAATTCCCGACGGAGTTAAGCTTAGAGGCGTACTCGCCACCGTACCTCGACCAGCAATACGCCGTTCTCCGACCTTCGATCTTAGCCGTTGAAACAGAGAGCATGGTAGTAACGTACGGTCAAATGGTGTCTGTGACGTATGTATTGGGGCTGTATAAAAGGGAGACGATGGGTAATGTTAAAGTGACGATGCTGTTACCGCCGTTTACGACGCATTCGTTCGGGATGAACCAGCGGTTGGTGGTTTTAGGGGAGGAGCGGGTGGAGCAGCTATCGACGTTTGCGTATAAGGTGACAGTAAAGGTACCAGAGAATGTAAATGTGGCCCCACCTGGGTTTTACTTGCTGTTTGTTGTTCATGTTGGTGTTCCTAGTCATGGTGTGTGGGTCCAGCTTAAAAGTGACCTACTTTCTTAA